The window TCCGGCCGCTCATGGACTTCGCCGGCCAGACGATCGACGAGAAATCGATTTTCGGCGGAATTCTCAATCCCTTCAAAAGCATCTCCGACCTCGTCGCCGATGCCTATCGCAAGTTCTTGTTCGGCAACGCTACCCTTCAGGAGCTGCCCGCCGACGGCGAGGGACCGCGATTCGTGATCAACGCTACCAACGTTCAGACCAAAGTGCTGTGGCGCTTCAGCCGTAAATACATGGGCGACTATCGCGTCGGCCTCGTACTGAATCCACAGACGGAGTTGGCAGTGGCGGTGGGCGCTTCGTCAGCCTTCCCTCCCGCACCGACGGTGGGGTCTACGACAACCTGGGCCTGGAAACCGCGTGGAAAGAATATGACACGGTATTCGTCTCCGATGGTGGCGGCGCGACACCCGATGATCCCAGCCCCCACACCGACTGGGCGATGCACAGCTATCGCATTCTGCAGCTGATGGACAACCAGGTGGGCAGCCTGCGCAAGCGTTGGGTGGTCGGCTCGTACAAGATCGGATTGAGGAAGGGAGCGTACTGGGGCATCCGTACCGATATCGCGGAGTACAAGCTTGCGACGGCGCTGCCTGCGCCTCTAGAAAAGACGTTGGTGCTCGCAAATACGCCGACTCGTCTCCAAAAGATCGACTCCGCGCTGCAGCAGAGGCTAATCAATTGGGGATATGCGGTATGCGATGCAGGTTTGAGAACATACTTTGATGGGTCGGCTCCTGCACCAAAGCGTTTCCCATATCCGGACGCAGGATTGTAGTGGGATTATTCGCCCAAAACACAAGAATCGCCGCCTCACAATTCTGATTCTGAGCAGCCGATCCGCGATCACAAACCGAGCGACGGCTCCGACCATTTCGGAAAAGGATTGCGGCTGGAGCAGCGAAACTCGTCAATCAGCTCCCGTATCAACCCTCGACGTCGGAACAAGGAATTGAAAAGTTGGTCGAGAGCAGCCGAGTCGCCCTCAAACCATTCTTCCGGAACGCCTTTTGCACACTCGTACAGATCGGTGTGTTCTACACGTTCTGCTTTGCTTAATGCCGGTTCAAAGGAATCCCAGTTCAGCACTCGCTCATACACACGATGGTTGGCAAAAGCACCGCGCAGCGGTGAGTCGATAAACGTCCATTCCCCGGCATTAAAGCAATATCCCTGGTCGATGAAGCTCGCATGGTAAAGGCCCTGGCTGCCCTTCCGGCTGAAAATCGCCTGCCGCCCGTCGCAGTTTGCCGTCCATTTGTCCAGAACCAGCACGCGCGCAAAGTCCGCCAGGTTCGCAACCTTCATTAGAGCGCCGTCCGGCAGATAGTCGAATGTCGCTGTGAGCGGATCGCACAGAAATCTGGATCCGAGTTGACGGCCACTCTTGCACGCGATCGAAGTCGCGCCGGTCTGAACACGCAGCTCCGGCGTATTCTCAATCAACCAGTCCGAGACCTCGATGACCTCTACCTGCGGCATGGGCAGGCCGAGCCAGTGCCCGAGGCGGGTGGCAAGCATTTCGTTGGCCAGCACGCGAACGTGTTGGGGATTGTTTTGGAATTTGGTGACGTAATAAGCGCCATCAGAAGCTCGAAGAAGGTGGGCTTGCGATCCCCCACGCATTCTCCGGATATGCTGTACTGCACAAAGTCCGGTAGTCATGGGATTTGGTTTCAGTAAGGTGTGGGAAGGTGCAATCTGGGAAAATCGAGCGCACCCGGTCTCAGTGGAGGGCTACTGGATTAGAAGTAAGCCCGCGGTCTGTGAGGTCTGCCGCAGGGAGCGAACGGGATTAATTGCCGGCGGGCGTCAAATGCAAAATACTTTCTCGGTTGCAGCCCGCCTCGAACGGCTGCCAATAAGCAGGTTTCATCGTCGCTTCATCGCCCTTGTCTCCCTGGGTGAGTGGTTCGACATGTATGACCTGTTCATGGTCGCCTACCTGGGAGCCGCATGGCAGCACTCCGGCTTCCTTTCCCTGCACCAGTTCAGCCAGCTGATTGCCGCCGGGTTTCTCGGCATGTTCATCGGCACCATTTCCTTCGGGATCGGCAGCGATCACATGGGTAGGCGCAGCGCGTTCATCGTGATGCTGTTGATCTACTCGGCATTCACGCTCCTTGGAGCCCTCGCACCATCAGCGGCATGGCTGACCGTCGCGCGTTTTTTCGCGGGCATCGGAATTGGAGCCGAGATCGTGGTGATCGACACGTACGTGAGCGAGATGACTCCCAGTCATGCCAGGGGGCGTTTCGTTGCCATTACTCAGGTCGCCGGATTTACCGCTGTGCCAACCGTCGCATTACTCGCCCGCATTCTTGTGCCGACGCACTTTCTCATCAGCGGCTGGCGATGGGTGATGGTCTTCGGTGCCGCCGGAGCCTTGCTCGCCTGGTATCTCCGCTTGAGCTTGCCGGAATCGCCGCGCTGGCTGGAAAGCATGAACCGGATAGCCGAGGCAGAGAAGATCGTCGAAACCCTTGAAGATGAGTTGAATGCTTCAAAAATACAAACCCAGCCCACGAAAAGCATTTCGCCGGATTCGCTAAGTGCTGCCGCTTCAACTGGGCGCCGGTTGCGTTTGATTCAGCTTGGCGAACTTTGGAATCGGCGATACCGGAAGCGCACGCTGATGCTCGTGATGTTTCAAGCCCTGCAGACACTCGGCTTCTATGGATTCGCGAACTGGGCGCCGACGTTCCTGTTGAAGCGCGGCATCGGACTGCTGCATTCGCTTGATTATTCCCTGTTGATCGCGCTCATCGCACCTGTCGGTCCGCTGATCGCGTCGTTCACGGCTGACCGGCTTGAGCGCAAGTGGACCATACTCGGACTTGCGTTATCCATCGCGGCATCTGGACTGGGATTTGCGTTGTGGAGATCACCGGTGATGATCGTCGCCAGCGGTGCTCTCGTCACCCTCTGTACTAATTGGTTTTCCGCGGTCTTCCATTCCTACCAGAGCGAGTTGTTCCCAACCAGGATCCGGGCCACGGGCGTGGGCTTCACCTATAGCTGGAGCCGGCTGAGCGCCGCCCTTAGCGCCTTCCTCATCGCTGCGGTGCTCAGGCATGGAGTCACGCCGGTATTTGCCGTGCTCGCGGCAGCGATGGTTGGGGTGGCCGTCGTGATCGCGTTTGGCCCGGAAACGAATCGAAAGAGCTTGGAAGAGTTGTCACCTTAGAATCGAATCCATTCGAGATTTCTCATTCTGGCTCGCCAAGGCTGGTGCTCTCCGGTTGCTGTTCTGCGGATGAACCCTCTGGCGTAGTCTGTTTCACCCGGCGCGAGCGCGATAGTCCATCTCCTGATTCTGCTTTGCTGCGCGCAATTCGGCTATAGAGATAAATGACGTAGAGCGACTCACAACCAGCACAGTCTTTGCTCTGCGGCCTTCCGTCTTCTTCCGGGTTATAGCGGGGATGCATACTACACCTGCCATCGAATCGAAATCTGACTTTCAGGGACATTGGTGCTCCTAGAATCTGTCCGGTATCGGGACCATCCAGATGATTGAAATTGGCAGGAAAAGGAAAAGGGGATTGCGGTCGGGGGGGTGCCTGCAGAGCGATCCAAAGTCCGGATGACCACATCAGGGTCGCATCAAAAGCATGCACAACAGACGGTCGATGATCATGTTGCAGGCGGCTGGATGGAGAGTAGCTGCCGCCACGCTACCCGAGTGTCAAATTGGAGTCCGAAGCCAGCGCGGCTTTTGGGAAGCGGTACGATTGTACTTCTAGAGAATGCCAAATTGAATTCGCCCTTAACCAGGATGAGTTGAGTCTTGAACAACCGAGACGTATGAAAGAAAGCGGACAAGAACAGCGTCGTCGTGGTGGGAGGCCACGCGCTCGAGCTACCAGCCATGCCTCACCTCCGGCACCAAAAAGCAGAAAATCCTCGGCTCGCGCGATTGCTAAAAAAGAAGCTGAATTTCGGCGCGCTTTTGATCAGGCTGCGATTGGAATGGCATTGGTCGGACTGGATGGCGCCTGGCTTCGTGTTAATCCTGCGCTCTGCCAAATCGTTGGTTATTCCGAGCAGGAGTTACTCGCAACGAACTTTCAAAGCATCACGCATCCGGAAGATCTCAGCGCCGATCTTAACTTTGTTGGCCAAATGGTGTGCGGCGAAATTCGTTCCTATCAGATGGAGAAGCGATATCTCCACAAGGCAAAGCATGTCGTCTGGGTGCTGCTAAGCGTTTCGCTGGTCTACGGCGAGGACGGCAAGCCGCTTTTCTTCTTTTCACAAATTCAGGACATCAGCGAGCGCAGGCGCATCGAGGAGGCGCTGCAGGACAGCGACAAAAAGTTCCAAGCGCTTTTGGACAATAGCCCAAACATGATTTTTCTCAAGGATGTGGAAGGGCGTTATTTGCTCGTCAACAAGGAATTCGAAAGAGCGCTTAAGGTGCGCCAAGAGCAGATCAGAGGCAAGAAGGACGAGGAGGTCTTCCCCCGCGAACAGGCCATCGCTTTTCGAGCCAACGACCTCCAGGTGCTCAAGATAGGTATCCCCGTGGAATTTGAGGAAGTCGCCCGACAGGAAGACGGCCTGCATACGAGCATCGTCCACAAGTTCCCTCTATTCGATGCATCTGGAAAGATATATGCGACCGGCGGAATTGTTACCGATATCAGCGAGCGCAAGCGGGCGGAGGAGGACCTCCGTCATCGGGAAGAAGAGCATCGCCGCCTCATTGAGAACGTACCTGAGGTCGTCTGGAAGGCCGATGAGAGAGGGAAAGTATTTTTCATCAGCGAGGAGATAGAAAGAGTCTTCGGCTATAGCGTGACGGAAGTTTATCAACAGGGCGAGCGACTATGGTTCGGACGGATGCACCCTGAAGACCGCGAGCGAGTACAAGAGGCGTACTCAACGCTGTTTAATGAAGACCGGCCGTTTGACGTCGAATACCGCATACAACATAGGGATGGGCGCTGGATGTGGTGGCATGATCGCGCCGGGTCAGTTGCAGGGGGTCTCGGGGAACGAGTCGCCGAAGGCCTGCTATCGGATATCACGCAACGCAAAGAAATCGAGCAGCAGGTGCGCCAGCGACTGAAGATGGAAGCAATCGGTAAGCTCGCCGGGGGCTTGGCGCATGATTTCAACAATCTGGTGATGGTGATCAAGGGCAACAGCGAAATTCTGTCGAGTGTCGTAGGACCCAATGAAGCTCAGCGACGCAATATTGAGCAGATTGGCAAGGCAGCAGACCGAGCTGCCTCGCTGACCAGGCAACTTCTAGCATTCAGCCGGATGCAGGTGTTGCAACCGAGAGTGCTTGATCTCAACGCTATTGTGGCCGAGATGGGCAAGATGCTGCCCAGGCTGATCAGCGAGAGTATCGAATTCGTATTCGCTCCGGATTCAACATTGGGCCGTGTGAAGGCGGATTCGGGGCAGCTGGAGCAGGTGATTCTGAACCTGGCGGTAAACGCGCGCGACGCGATGCCGCAGGGCGGAAAACTGGTGATCGAAACCAAGAACTTTAATATGGACGAAGAGTCTGCCAGCAGACACCAGCCAGCGAAGCCCGGCCAATATGTGTTGCTCACCGTTAGCGACACCGGCCATGGCATGGATGCTGAGACGCAGAGTCACATCTTCGAACCATTCTTCACGACCAAAAGCCAGGGAAAGGGGACAGGGCTCGGACTGGCGACCGTGTACGGCATCGTCAAGCAGAGCGGCGGGTTCATTTGGGTTTATAGCGAACCCGGGCAGGGGACTACGTTCAAGATCTATCTGCCGCGTGTGGACGAGCCCCTCGAATCAACGGTGCCGAACCAAGAAAAGATCGTTACCGTCGGCGGAACTGAGACCCTGTTGCTGGTAGAGGATGAAGAGCCCGTCCGAGAGCTGATGAGAGCGTTTCTGCAAAAAAATGGTTATACCGTACTGGAAGCCAGGAATGGTCTCGATGCTTTGCGAGCGGCGGAACGGCACATTGGTACGATTCATCTGCTTGTAACCGACATGGTGATGCCCAAAATGGGAGGATGGGAGCTGGCTGATCGGCTGGCAGTTGAACGGTCAGGCCTCAAAGTGCTCTATTTGTCGGGATACTCCGAACACAAAGTCGCGGCGGATACGAACAGAAACTGGCGCGGATCGTTTGTTCAGAAACCTTTCTCGATGGACGTCTTTGGCCGGAAAGTGCGCGAAGTATTGGACCGCCCGGGAAAGCACGATGGAGCATCAAACTGAACGCGGAGTCTGCCGTTGCGCCTCGTGTTGCTACCTTGGTTAATGGTGGCTGACGTAATCAACGATCCGGAGCCGGCCGGAGTGCTCTATCATTCTGCGTCTTTACTGATTTGGGAAGTGCCGGTGCTGGCAAGCGATTACTCGCCCTGGCGTTCGTGGTGGGCCTGACTTACGCGAACATGGAAGGTAAGATCGCCCTCTCGGCTGACCGCGAAGGTCTTCAGTCGTTCCCAACGAATGAGCGACGGCTTATCGGGCTGTCCACCACGATAAAGTTCGAAGATCACACCGTTTGACTCGTATAGGGCCACCGGCAACGGCATGACGGACTTTTCAGGAGAGGTTGGGCGGTGGCGTACTTCGCCGTCCATATCAGCCTCCTCTCACGGATGGGTTGTATGAGGTGCCTTGTCGGTTTGCGTCTGGCACCCCGGTTACTCACATTCGATCCGAAGGGTTTCGCCGAACGGAGCTTTTCTGCGCGATTTCGTGACCCAAAGAACCGGATATTCGGGAGCTTCCGGGAACGAGTGGCAGCACAAATCGGTCAAATAAATGAGACAGACGGGATCAAGTTGATTTTCTTCCACCCAGGCGAAGACGGGACGGAAATCAGTGCCGCCTCCTCCTTTCGGTTCAAGTCGAATTGACTCACCATCCTGAAACTCCTGCGAAGACTGCACAGCTGCGTCGCAGTACACGACATGAATCGCCTCGGGCTCGGCTTCAGCGGCGATCGCGGAAATCTCACCGGCGAATTGTTCCAAGTCTTTTTGGGAAATCGATCCCGACGTATCGACAGCAACCACAATCTCCCCTACACCGCTGCGTTCTACCGAGGGCAGATATAGACCTGCCGCGATGTAGCGGCGATTGGGAGGGCTCCAGCTAAAGTCGGAGAGCACTCGGGAAGTAACAAAGTCGCGAAGAACTGCGCGCCAGTCCTGCCGCGACTCGCGGCTCTCGTTCAGTGGCCGCTCGATCTGGCTCGGCATTCGGCCGCATGCATTGGCTGAGCGCATCGCCTGATCGGCGGCAATGTTCCATTCGTGCTCTTGTCGGCTTTTCCCGGCCTGAGAAAGTGGATTGCCGGATTCATCGCTCGCATCAAGCACTTCGCCGAAGCCACCTGATCTCGCTGGACAGACTTCCTCTGCTACATGGTCTGGTCTTGCGACTTCCTCCGCGCCAGTGAGTGAGTCAGCTGCTGAATTTGGAGCTCCATCCTGCTGGTTTGGTGTCGACGCTGAATCTGGAGGGGCATATGAAGTTGGTTCATTCCGTTTTCCATCTGCCTGCTCTCGTCCCCGCTCCATCAATCGCGCGTAGATCTCCTCCGCACACAGGTTTACGAACGTCGGATCGTTCAGTGCATCAGCCGGAAGGGTAAAACCGTTGCCCACTAGAATCGGGTTAATCGCCAGGTCGGCCGCTTCATTCCATACTTGGGGATCGCGCTGGCCACGGCGACAATGATGTCCGAGAGCACAGTGCAGGACTTCGTGAGCGAGTACCGCCTGAAGTTCGGCTGCAGTCAGCTTGGCTACAAAGTTAGCGTCGTACAGGATGCGACTACCGTCGGTTGCCATCGTCCGTACGGAGCCAGGCATGAGCTTCAGTCGCAAGCACAGAGTTCCGAAGAAAGGCTGATCAAGAAGCAACTGCGTTCGCGCTCTTGTCAGCTTCATCCCCACATCGTTGCGATCCATGATCTTCATGCGACCTCCGCTGAGTTGACGGCGGGCGCGAAATAGCCACTCATGTACCCGGCCATGCGCTGGGCGATCTCTGCTGCAGCTTTGGCAGTCTCAGCCCGCACGCACTCAGACAAGCGAAGCTCTTTGGGATCCACCAGCAACGAAGCTCTTACCTGACTTCCCAGCCGTTCCAGTTCGGGATCGTTGGTAATGTTGAGCTTCGGGAGAACATCCACCAGCTTCACCAGCTTGGTGACGACTGTGTCGCGGAATGGATGCTCAACGCCTTCGTCCGTTACCCTGTATGCGCTCAGGCGCTCTGCCATGTGCTGCACGGCATCGTAGAGGCGATGCCACAGCTCGCGGCTGCCCACCTGCAGTGATGCCTCCACCGCGGCGGTGATCTGACGTTTGATCCGAGTTTTCTCTTCGTCTCCCAGGGTTACGCGAAAATCCCCGGCATCGGGCAGCGGCATAACTTTGGTTTCAAAAGAGAACTTTGCCCGGAGCTCGCTGGGAGTCGGATAATCCGATGCCCGAAAGAGCCCGCCTAGTCGGGATCTCGCCTGTTCAACCAGCGAGCCAAATTGCCGCGCCAGAGCATCGGCGGCGGGGTTAAATCGCTGCGCAAGAGTTCGCATTTTGCCTGCGTGGTCGAGGTAAGCGGGCGCAGGCAGAACCCGGTAGCCGTTGTCGTCCCAGGGCAGGGTAATGAAGTAGTGTTCCTGGCGGGCTTCGCTCACGATCTTCTGAATTTCGCCGAGAGCCTCTTTGGGAAGCAGGATCTTGTGATAACGGCCGGCGTCCGCCTGGGCGCCATGCTGCATCGCGATTTCTTCTGAGGCGTCCGGGTCATGCTTGCGTGCAGACCACATGCTGATCGACAGTGAACACAACATGGCGCGAGAAGATAGAGATGGTTCTGCAATAGGAACGGATGACATGAGATTCTCCTCATGGCGTGTGGTTAAACCGAGGGCCGTCGCGCTCGATGGGCCGAGTGAAACTGCCAGATTCTCTAATTGTCGTAAGGTGCGGGTGCGGAGGGATGGTCGCGCCTTAAACTAGGCGGCGATTCGGAAGGATGGGGTCAGTTTGGGATCAAATGAGCGCGGAGGTAGCCTGCGGCAGTACATGAAGATCCAGAAAAAAACATCCTCCGTAACTCAGCACGCCTTTGCTTTGCACCTGAAGGCGTTCACGAAACCCGGGAAACCAGGTCACAAGCGTGTGAAACTCACCGCGTTCACCGCAGGGATCGATTCCTAACTCTTCCAGCTCGGCTACGACTGCGGGAGTGATTTGCCTGCCGAGCCATCGACAGTCGAGCTGGCTTTCGCGCGCGACCGCAATCGACGCGATGCCACCCTTTCCGATGAACTCGTCGACCAGCAAGCGCGTCTCTTCTGCCCACAACGGCTCAACTGCCTCGATGCTTCTCCGCTTGCAGACGCGTTCCGCCCATTGGCGGTGCGAATCGGGAAAGACATCCCCAAAGATGACCTGCGAGACGCCGTGCTCCCCGGCTGCACGCAACAGTTGGTCGAAGCTCTCCTCATAGTTTTGCCATGAAGTGGAAACACCGAGCCGAGGCAGACCGAGCAGGTTAGCCTGTTCATCAAGCACGTCGGGCGGGAAACCGTGCGATCGGCTTCTGGAACCATCTTCGATCATCACGGTCAGCAGCGCGACGATTTCGAACCGATCGCGACAGCGATCCATGGCAAGACAACAATCCTTGCCTCCGCTCCACGACACAGCCGCTTTGGGCTTGCTCACCGGGGCTGCGGGCGGAAGGCGCTCATCGATGAAACCTTCACCCAACCGAAGTACAAGGCCGAGATCAAAGCTCCGCAGATGCACGTGCTGGCCACAGCGTGACCGTAGAACGGCAGTGCGGCGAGATAACACAGCGTTAATCCTGAAAAACTGTGAGGATATATGCCGCTCGTCGCCCACACCCCGAAGTTGGCTATAAGAAAGAAGACCGTAGGCCCGGCCAGAACGACGCCCGCAACTCGCCACAACCCCAACCTTTCCCGCAGCAGCCAGCCGCACAGCGCCGTAGCCGCAAAAGCCATCCATGTGATCGCTTGTCCGCGGCCCAAAGGCGCCCGATACACCAGAGGAGTCAGCAGCAGGTCACTGACCATGATTACCGAAAGGGGAAATAGAATGGAATGAGCTTTCCGCACTACAGCTCCACTCAGCAAAAGCGCTGCGTACACTGGCGAGAAATCAGCAGGATGGGGAGCAAATCGCAGCAGGATCGAGGCCGCAATGATCGCGTAGGCCATTTTGTTTCCTTCGTTCAGGCTTGAAACATCCCAGAGAAAACAAGGGTACAGGAACCTTCCGTAAAGATCACCTGTTTCTCAGTGAGCTTTCATCCAGCTCCTTCCGTGGGTAAGCTCGTAGATCCCGAAACGGTCGGCAACGCGATTCACGGCTTCGTGACCGCGATCAGTAATCACAAGCTTCTAAAAGCAGATTGGCCATAAGACTTCGGAATGCTGCATCTTTTTATCAGGCCAGCACGTGGTGGTTTTCAATCGCCCATTTGGTATACGCCGCGGTGTGCCGAACAGCCGGTACTCTCAACGATGCATCACGCACACATAGAACGCGAAACTCAGTCGGCATCCGGCCGAGATAGAGGCAGACGCGATCAAAATTCAAATCGGACGCAACACGGGCAAGCGCCGAAGCAACCGCGTACTGTGCGGCTGCATTTTCTGGAACGGGTTCGGAAAGTGGATTCAACAGAATCGCATCGATGTTCGGCAATTCGCGAAACATGCGCAGGAAGGCTGAAAATTCCGGGGTGATGGAAAGGCGTTCGCATCGCGATCGAACACGCTAAGCAGTTCCCTACGGAATCTGAGAAATGCAATGACCTCAGCCCGAATAGCATTGCGAATTGCCCATTCCGACCACTCCTGAAGGTCCACTTCAAATTCCAGGTGAACGAAACGGTTTCGCAATGGACTGGGCATTCTCGTCGTCACCGCACGATCGGAATCGCGATTCCCCGCAGCGATAATCGCCCACTTCTCGGGCAATGCGTAGTCGCCCAGCTTACGATCCAGAACAAGTTGATAGCAGCTTGCCTGAACCATCGCTGGAGCTGCGTTCAATTCATCAAGGAATAAAATTCCCGAACCGTCCTGTGGCAAGAAGTCAGGCGTTGCCCACTTGGATCGACCATCATTCCCCAGGAAGGGCAGGCCGCGAAGATCGACCGGATCAAGTAACAGAGCGCGGACATCTCTGAGAGGCACCTTCATCTCCGAAGCGAGTTGAGCAACAACCGCAGACTTGCCAATTCCCGGGCCGCCCCAAATGAATACCGGTTGTCGAGCATCGACGAGCGTGCGCACGGCCTGTGAAATTGAAGACGCTTTCATAAGTCTCCTTTTGGGAACCTGAATGCGCAGTTCCACGGGTGGCGAGCAGTGGAGTGATTAAGATAAAGAACGTTTGCGAGGGGAATCGTTACTGATGTCAGGGCGCGAGTGCAGCCTCTGGAAGTGTTCTGTCCAAAACGATTCGTGACAGTTGATTAGAGAAGAGCGCCTGAAGGTTCGTCTTGAGGTACAACGTCGAGGCGGTGACTCAGACGGTGACTCAGACGGTGAACTCGGCCGAGAAATGCTGCCGCGCCGGCGAGTTGAAATCCAACTAGCGCTTAGTATCCCGGCCCGGGTCCGCCTCGATCGCTTTTCGCAGATCGGGGTTTTCATTCAGAACCTCATTCAGGGCCTCCTGGCTCCATTGAGAGGCGAACTTGGCCAGCCGGGATCGCGTTTCAACCAGCACCTGATCCCTTACCGAAAGTGCTTTCGTTCCCAGTGGAGCGCTATAGAAGGAAACGAGGCCATCGATCTCAGATTGGGAAAAGTGCTTGTCATACACGCTCATGCTGACGTTGATTTCGTCGCTGACGATCTTTTCCTTCAACCTGTTAACAAGTAATTTCTGGAGCCTCTCCTGATAATTACCCGCTGGCAGATTCTCGAACATTTCAAAAGGTAGCCGGTTCATGCAGTCGTTGCTCCCCTGAAGTTCCAGCAACTTTCTGATGCTGCCTTGCTTGGCGGAATCGATCCCTGCATGTTGCGAGTTGGCGGACTCGATGCCTTTCGATACTTGAGTTATATTCTCAACAAGAAAAAGCTCTGGACTCGACGAACCTAGCATGAGAGACAGGAATTACGTTCCAGTCGCACTACAGCAAAACTTGCGATTACTGCTATTCCCTCTGCGGATATCGCGCCTCAACTTTGTTGATCAGCAGATCGATTGTTTCGGTCTTCCACCTGCGGGGGAGGCAATACCTTTATGGGAAGCCGGGTGCATCGCTGGATTTCGTCTCGGAAGGTCTCACTGTCTACATTGAAACCGGAGCGGGTGATAACTCGTCCTTGTTTCTTCCTTTTCCTCTCAATTCAAGGCAGCTTCACTGAAAGCTAAGTGAACTGCTCGTCATTGCGCCCGGCGGGCACAGTGCAGCGTCAACAAATGCTTCAAGCAGGCCCACACATCTCTACAGCAGCTGCAGTTTGCAGTATATGTCGCTCGAAGACAATAACCGCTTACCTGGATGTCGCAATAACCAGTCAAGGAATCTGAAGCAGACTGGAATGAAATTTGCCCGCACTCGGTTTCTTCATCGTTATCGGGAAGCAATGCGTACATCTTTGGGGGATACTCGGAGCGACTATGAGTGACGCCGATGGCAACCGTCGATGGAATTTCTCTGACGTTCTCACGGTAGTACAAGGAGTGGCTGGACGCCCCAAATGAATACCGGTTGTCGAGCATCGACGAGTGTGCGCAAAGCTTCTGAAATTGAAGAGGCCTTCATAAGTGTCCTTTTGGGAAGTGAATCGCCAGTTTCACAGGTGACGATCAGTGGAGTAATTAGGGAAAGCGCGGTCAAAAAGGAGAATTCGTACTCATGCCAGGGCGCGAGTGAAGCTCTGGGAAGCTTTCCGTCCAAAACAATTCGTGACGGCTGATTCGAGAAGAGCGCCTGAAGGTCGTCTTGCGCATTACTCGAGCCGGGAACCAATGTCAGCTATGGCCAGCCAGCTCCCGGCACATCGACACGAGTCATCAAAACCTGACCAGTCCGCGCCTGCAGCGCTTCACTCATTCTCGGGAAACCGAGCCATGTGGCGGCGACGATGAAGAGAGACTTCCGGTCGGTTCCGCCAAGCATGCATGCGAAACAACCGCGATCAACATTGACCACCTGGCACACTTCGCCACCTTCGCGTACCCGCACGCATCGTCTGTTAGGGACATCCGCGTACCAAACGGCGTTCTCAGCATCGATGCAGATGCCGTCGGGAACACCATCGCAGAGATCAGCCCACACGCGCCGATTCTTTAAATTTCCATCCGCCTCGATTTCGAAGGCAGTCAGCCGGCGGGCATGCGACTCCGCGACGATTAGAGTCCCGTTATCGGGAGTTATAGCCATGCCATTGGGAAAGGCAAAGTCTGCTGCTACCTCTTGTACAGACCCGTCGCCTTTAACGAGAGCTAACGCTCCGCCGTTCACGTACGCATCGCCGCGGCCATCAACGACGATCTCGTTCCAGCCAGCGGCAGAAATACTCTTAAGATCGGCATGTGTCACAAGCGAACGGTCCGGTTGCATGCAAAGAACCAAATTCTCTGGACCTGAAACGATCAGTAGCCGACCATCGGGTAACCAATCGAAACAGT of the Acidobacteriota bacterium genome contains:
- a CDS encoding phosphatidylinositol kinase: MTTGLCAVQHIRRMRGGSQAHLLRASDGAYYVTKFQNNPQHVRVLANEMLATRLGHWLGLPMPQVEVIEVSDWLIENTPELRVQTGATSIACKSGRQLGSRFLCDPLTATFDYLPDGALMKVANLADFARVLVLDKWTANCDGRQAIFSRKGSQGLYHASFIDQGYCFNAGEWTFIDSPLRGAFANHRVYERVLNWDSFEPALSKAERVEHTDLYECAKGVPEEWFEGDSAALDQLFNSLFRRRGLIRELIDEFRCSSRNPFPKWSEPSLGL
- a CDS encoding MFS transporter; protein product: MQNTFSVAARLERLPISRFHRRFIALVSLGEWFDMYDLFMVAYLGAAWQHSGFLSLHQFSQLIAAGFLGMFIGTISFGIGSDHMGRRSAFIVMLLIYSAFTLLGALAPSAAWLTVARFFAGIGIGAEIVVIDTYVSEMTPSHARGRFVAITQVAGFTAVPTVALLARILVPTHFLISGWRWVMVFGAAGALLAWYLRLSLPESPRWLESMNRIAEAEKIVETLEDELNASKIQTQPTKSISPDSLSAAASTGRRLRLIQLGELWNRRYRKRTLMLVMFQALQTLGFYGFANWAPTFLLKRGIGLLHSLDYSLLIALIAPVGPLIASFTADRLERKWTILGLALSIAASGLGFALWRSPVMIVASGALVTLCTNWFSAVFHSYQSELFPTRIRATGVGFTYSWSRLSAALSAFLIAAVLRHGVTPVFAVLAAAMVGVAVVIAFGPETNRKSLEELSP
- a CDS encoding hybrid sensor histidine kinase/response regulator; amino-acid sequence: MKESGQEQRRRGGRPRARATSHASPPAPKSRKSSARAIAKKEAEFRRAFDQAAIGMALVGLDGAWLRVNPALCQIVGYSEQELLATNFQSITHPEDLSADLNFVGQMVCGEIRSYQMEKRYLHKAKHVVWVLLSVSLVYGEDGKPLFFFSQIQDISERRRIEEALQDSDKKFQALLDNSPNMIFLKDVEGRYLLVNKEFERALKVRQEQIRGKKDEEVFPREQAIAFRANDLQVLKIGIPVEFEEVARQEDGLHTSIVHKFPLFDASGKIYATGGIVTDISERKRAEEDLRHREEEHRRLIENVPEVVWKADERGKVFFISEEIERVFGYSVTEVYQQGERLWFGRMHPEDRERVQEAYSTLFNEDRPFDVEYRIQHRDGRWMWWHDRAGSVAGGLGERVAEGLLSDITQRKEIEQQVRQRLKMEAIGKLAGGLAHDFNNLVMVIKGNSEILSSVVGPNEAQRRNIEQIGKAADRAASLTRQLLAFSRMQVLQPRVLDLNAIVAEMGKMLPRLISESIEFVFAPDSTLGRVKADSGQLEQVILNLAVNARDAMPQGGKLVIETKNFNMDEESASRHQPAKPGQYVLLTVSDTGHGMDAETQSHIFEPFFTTKSQGKGTGLGLATVYGIVKQSGGFIWVYSEPGQGTTFKIYLPRVDEPLESTVPNQEKIVTVGGTETLLLVEDEEPVRELMRAFLQKNGYTVLEARNGLDALRAAERHIGTIHLLVTDMVMPKMGGWELADRLAVERSGLKVLYLSGYSEHKVAADTNRNWRGSFVQKPFSMDVFGRKVREVLDRPGKHDGASN
- a CDS encoding gluconolaconase yields the protein MKEEKEQSEARLKVLLTNLGFGESPRWHANRLWFANWGTQQIVAVGVDGKHEVIIEVPTTLPYCFDWLPDGRLLIVSGPENLVLCMQPDRSLVTHADLKSISAAGWNEIVVDGRGDAYVNGGALALVKGDGSVQEVAADFAFPNGMAITPDNGTLIVAESHARRLTAFEIEADGNLKNRRVWADLCDGVPDGICIDAENAVWYADVPNRRCVRVREGGEVCQVVNVDRGCFACMLGGTDRKSLFIVAATWLGFPRMSEALQARTGQVLMTRVDVPGAGWP